Proteins from a single region of Bradyrhizobium diazoefficiens:
- a CDS encoding ABC transporter substrate-binding protein, producing the protein MTITRRDVLLGATATAALVPLAARAQTSEVVIGVIYPFSGGSAQQGVDAQKAYETAQEVINKDTDFDLPLAKGEGLPGLGGAKVRLVFADHQADPQKGRAEAERLITQEKVCAIIGTYQSAVAVTVSQICERYQIPFVSADNSSPSLHRRGLKYYFRASPHDEMYSAAMFDFFDAMKKKGAKIETLSLFHEDTIFGTDSANAQAKIAGERGYKIVCDIKYRANSPSLSAEVQQLKTANADVLMPSSYTTDGILLVKTMAELGYKPNAIVAQDAGFSEKALYDAVGDKLEGVISRGTFSLDLAQKRPMVGKINEMFKARSGKDLNDLTSRQFMGLIILADAINRAKSIDGEKIRDALAATDIPGEQTIMPWKRVKFDEMGQNNDADPVLLQYVGGKFVTIFPPQAAIAEATWPMK; encoded by the coding sequence ATGACGATCACTCGCCGCGACGTATTGTTAGGTGCCACCGCTACAGCCGCACTGGTGCCGCTCGCGGCTCGTGCGCAGACTTCGGAAGTCGTGATCGGAGTCATCTATCCATTCTCCGGCGGCAGTGCCCAGCAGGGCGTCGACGCGCAGAAGGCCTATGAGACCGCACAAGAGGTCATCAACAAGGACACCGATTTCGATCTGCCGCTGGCGAAGGGGGAGGGCTTGCCGGGCCTCGGGGGCGCCAAGGTGCGCCTCGTATTCGCCGACCATCAGGCCGATCCGCAGAAGGGGCGCGCCGAAGCCGAGCGTCTGATCACGCAGGAGAAGGTCTGCGCCATCATCGGTACCTATCAGAGCGCGGTCGCCGTCACAGTTAGCCAGATCTGCGAACGCTACCAGATCCCGTTCGTCTCGGCCGACAACTCTTCGCCCAGCCTGCATCGCCGCGGCCTGAAATATTATTTCCGCGCCTCCCCGCATGACGAGATGTACTCGGCCGCGATGTTCGACTTCTTCGATGCCATGAAGAAGAAGGGCGCCAAGATCGAGACGCTGTCGCTGTTCCATGAAGACACCATCTTCGGCACCGACTCAGCCAATGCCCAGGCCAAGATCGCCGGCGAGCGCGGGTACAAGATCGTCTGCGATATCAAGTACCGCGCCAACTCGCCCTCGCTCTCGGCCGAGGTGCAGCAGCTCAAGACCGCCAATGCCGACGTGCTGATGCCCTCGAGCTACACCACCGACGGCATTCTGCTGGTCAAGACCATGGCCGAACTCGGCTACAAGCCGAATGCGATCGTGGCGCAGGATGCCGGCTTCTCCGAGAAGGCGCTCTATGATGCCGTCGGCGACAAGCTCGAAGGCGTGATCTCGCGCGGCACCTTCTCGCTCGACCTTGCGCAGAAGCGTCCGATGGTCGGCAAGATCAACGAGATGTTCAAGGCGCGCTCGGGCAAGGACCTCAACGACCTCACCTCGCGCCAGTTCATGGGCCTGATCATCCTCGCCGACGCCATCAACCGCGCCAAATCGATTGATGGCGAGAAGATCCGCGATGCGCTTGCGGCGACCGACATCCCGGGTGAGCAGACCATCATGCCCTGGAAGCGCGTCAAGTTCGACGAGATGGGCCAGAACAACGACGCCGACCCGGTGCTGCTGCAATATGTCGGCGGCAAGTTCGTCACCATCTTCCCGCCCCAGGCCGCGATCGCCGAAGCGACCTGGCCGATGAAGTAA
- a CDS encoding branched-chain amino acid ABC transporter permease, translating to MGLLYGLIAVGLALIFGLMDVVNFAHGEFLMIAMYVSFFLFTFFAVDPLLSAPLVAAALFVLGALVYLLVVRFAMRAKANAGMVQIFSTFGLAIVMRGLAQFFFTPDYRSIPHSWAGGKTISVAGIFLPEPQLIGALVAILAFAGLYFFIHRTDFGRALEATREDPGAVALVGIDKNRVFALGWGLGAALVGLAGAIMAVFFYIYPDVGASFALIAYVTVALGGFGSVFGAFAGGIVVGLVEATTALVLPPSLKSVGIYAVYLLVVFIRPRGLFGQM from the coding sequence ATGGGCCTGCTCTATGGACTGATCGCCGTCGGCCTCGCGCTGATCTTCGGCCTGATGGACGTCGTGAACTTCGCCCATGGCGAGTTCCTGATGATCGCGATGTATGTGAGCTTCTTCCTGTTCACGTTCTTCGCCGTCGACCCATTGCTGTCGGCGCCGCTGGTTGCCGCCGCGCTATTCGTGCTCGGGGCACTCGTCTACTTGCTGGTCGTACGTTTCGCGATGCGGGCCAAGGCCAACGCCGGCATGGTGCAGATCTTCTCCACCTTCGGCCTTGCCATTGTCATGCGGGGGCTCGCGCAGTTCTTCTTCACTCCGGACTATCGCAGCATCCCGCACTCTTGGGCCGGCGGTAAGACCATCTCCGTCGCCGGCATCTTCCTGCCGGAACCGCAGCTGATCGGCGCGCTGGTCGCGATTCTCGCCTTCGCCGGTCTCTACTTCTTCATCCACCGCACCGACTTCGGCCGCGCGCTGGAAGCGACCCGCGAAGATCCTGGCGCGGTCGCGCTCGTCGGCATCGATAAGAACCGCGTGTTCGCGCTCGGCTGGGGCCTCGGCGCTGCGCTGGTCGGTCTCGCCGGCGCGATCATGGCGGTGTTCTTCTATATCTATCCCGACGTGGGCGCGTCTTTTGCCCTGATCGCCTACGTCACGGTCGCGCTCGGCGGCTTCGGCAGCGTGTTCGGCGCCTTCGCCGGCGGCATCGTCGTCGGCCTCGTCGAAGCGACGACGGCGCTGGTGTTGCCGCCCTCACTGAAATCGGTCGGCATCTACGCGGTCTATCTGCTCGTCGTCTTCATCCGGCCGCGTGGCCTGTTCGGACAGATGTGA
- a CDS encoding branched-chain amino acid ABC transporter permease gives MDKSFAARRRRDLIVAAVLAALAALAPLVVKDVYVQNILILTLMYAALSQSWNILSGYCGQISLGHALYFGIGAYTTELLFTKFGVLPWFGMLAGGVIAAIIAMGLGYPFFRLRGHYFVIATIVIAEIGLLLFQNWEWAGAAMGITIPVRGDSWLKFQFLRSKLPYFYFALALCSLAWFVTWWLEDSKWGFWWRAVKDNPEAAESLGVVVFNSKMGAAAVSAFLVAVGGAFYAQFLAYIDPESVMGFQFSLLMALPAVLGGIGTLWGPVLGAAILIPMTELTRSFIGGSGRGVDLIVYGGLIVLISLALPQGLVSLFSRSKAKGATR, from the coding sequence ATGGACAAGAGCTTTGCCGCGCGGCGCCGCCGCGACCTCATCGTCGCCGCGGTGCTGGCCGCGCTCGCCGCACTCGCACCTCTGGTCGTGAAGGACGTCTACGTCCAGAACATCCTGATCCTGACCCTGATGTATGCGGCGCTGTCGCAGAGCTGGAACATCCTGTCCGGCTATTGCGGACAGATCTCGCTGGGCCACGCGCTCTATTTCGGCATCGGCGCCTACACCACCGAGCTCCTGTTCACGAAATTCGGCGTGCTGCCCTGGTTCGGCATGCTTGCGGGCGGCGTGATCGCGGCGATCATCGCGATGGGACTCGGCTATCCCTTCTTCCGCCTGCGCGGCCATTATTTCGTGATCGCGACCATCGTGATCGCCGAAATCGGGCTGCTGCTGTTCCAGAACTGGGAGTGGGCGGGCGCTGCGATGGGCATCACCATTCCGGTGCGGGGCGACAGCTGGCTGAAATTCCAGTTCCTGCGCAGTAAGCTGCCGTACTTCTATTTCGCGCTGGCGCTGTGCAGCCTTGCCTGGTTCGTCACCTGGTGGCTTGAAGATTCCAAATGGGGATTTTGGTGGCGTGCGGTGAAGGACAATCCGGAAGCGGCTGAAAGCCTCGGGGTCGTCGTGTTCAACTCCAAGATGGGCGCGGCCGCCGTCTCCGCTTTCCTCGTCGCCGTCGGCGGCGCTTTCTATGCGCAGTTCCTCGCTTATATCGACCCTGAAAGCGTGATGGGCTTCCAGTTCTCGCTGCTGATGGCGCTCCCGGCCGTGCTTGGCGGTATCGGCACGCTTTGGGGGCCCGTATTAGGGGCAGCCATCCTGATTCCGATGACGGAGCTGACGCGCTCCTTTATCGGCGGTTCCGGCCGCGGTGTCGACCTCATCGTCTATGGCGGGCTCATCGTACTGATTTCGCTGGCCTTGCCGCAGGGACTGGTGAGCCTGTTCTCCCGCTCAAAAGCAAAAGGAGCCACGCGATGA
- a CDS encoding ABC transporter ATP-binding protein translates to MTALLETRGVWQRFGGLVANSDVSISVGRGEIVGLIGPNGAGKSTLFNLIAGVLPPTQGSIWFDGEDVTNLPAAERCQRGVGRTFQVVKSFETMTVIDNVIVGALVRNTVMREARRKAHEVLEFTGLAARADVLASDLVPAEKRRLEVARALATEPKLLLLDEVLTGLTPTEAQTGVALVRKVRDAGITVLMVEHVMEIVMPLVDRAIVLDLGKVLVEGKPAEVVRDPKVISAYLGDRHALSA, encoded by the coding sequence ATGACTGCGCTCCTTGAAACTCGCGGCGTTTGGCAGCGCTTTGGCGGCCTTGTCGCCAACAGCGATGTCTCGATCTCGGTCGGCCGCGGCGAGATCGTCGGCCTGATCGGTCCGAACGGCGCCGGCAAGTCGACATTGTTCAATCTCATCGCCGGCGTCCTGCCGCCGACCCAGGGCTCGATCTGGTTCGACGGCGAGGACGTCACCAACTTGCCGGCGGCCGAACGCTGCCAGCGCGGTGTCGGCCGCACCTTCCAGGTGGTCAAGAGTTTTGAGACCATGACTGTGATCGACAACGTCATTGTCGGTGCGCTCGTGCGCAACACGGTGATGCGCGAAGCCCGCCGCAAGGCGCATGAGGTGTTGGAGTTCACCGGCCTTGCAGCGCGCGCTGACGTGCTCGCGAGCGACCTCGTGCCGGCCGAGAAGCGCCGCCTCGAAGTCGCGCGTGCGCTTGCGACCGAACCGAAACTGCTGCTGCTCGACGAAGTCCTCACCGGCCTCACGCCGACCGAGGCGCAGACCGGCGTGGCGCTGGTGCGCAAAGTGCGCGATGCCGGCATCACCGTGCTGATGGTCGAGCATGTCATGGAGATCGTGATGCCGCTGGTCGACCGCGCCATCGTGCTCGACCTCGGCAAGGTGCTAGTCGAGGGCAAGCCTGCCGAGGTCGTCCGCGATCCCAAGGTGATCAGCGCATATCTGGGAGATCGTCATGCTCTCAGTGCATGA
- a CDS encoding ABC transporter ATP-binding protein → MLSVHEITTAYQGLVAISAMSIEVEKGEIVCVAGANGAGKSTLLKSIAGAERPRSGTVTFDGKRVDGMAQHHITATGIAYVPENRRLFPRLSVRDNLRLGSYLYRGEANREEPLELVFQLFPRLSERLDQRAETLSGGEQQMLAIGRALMTRPRLLMLDEPSQGIMPKLVDEIFQAVLRIRDAGMTVLIVEQRMAECLEIADRAYILQTGRVLMQGPAAEIRGNPDVRKAYLGL, encoded by the coding sequence ATGCTCTCAGTGCATGAAATCACGACGGCCTATCAGGGCCTTGTCGCGATCTCCGCGATGTCGATCGAGGTCGAGAAGGGCGAGATCGTCTGCGTCGCCGGTGCCAACGGTGCGGGCAAGTCGACGCTGCTCAAGTCCATCGCCGGCGCCGAGCGTCCGCGCTCGGGCACGGTGACGTTCGACGGCAAGCGCGTCGACGGCATGGCGCAGCACCACATCACCGCCACCGGCATCGCCTATGTGCCGGAGAACCGCCGTCTGTTCCCGCGTCTGTCGGTGCGCGATAATCTTCGCCTCGGCAGCTATCTCTATCGCGGCGAGGCCAACCGCGAGGAGCCGCTCGAACTCGTCTTCCAGCTGTTCCCGCGCCTGTCCGAACGCCTCGATCAGCGCGCCGAAACGCTCTCCGGCGGCGAGCAGCAGATGCTCGCCATCGGCCGCGCGCTGATGACGCGCCCGCGGCTCTTGATGCTGGACGAGCCCTCGCAAGGCATCATGCCAAAACTGGTCGATGAAATCTTCCAGGCGGTATTGCGCATCCGCGACGCCGGCATGACCGTGCTGATCGTCGAGCAGCGCATGGCCGAGTGCCTGGAGATCGCCGACCGCGCCTACATCCTGCAAACCGGCCGCGTGCTGATGCAGGGGCCGGCAGCCGAGATCAGGGGCAATCCGGACGTGAGGAAGGCGTATCTGGGGCTGTAG
- a CDS encoding aldolase yields MTAMSNETSLREDICRFGRSLFERGLTPGSSGNISVRLDGGWLVTPTNASLGFLDPAKLSRLDEQGRLVSGDVPTKEVPLHTALYDTRGSARAIVHLHSTHSVALSMLPEIDPRAALPPMTAYYLMKCGATALVPYYRPGDPAVADAIMGLAGKYSSVLLANHGPVVAGDTLEAAVFATEELEETAKLYLLLRGMNPRYLSPEQVADLVKVFGVTLPEHGH; encoded by the coding sequence ATGACGGCCATGAGCAATGAGACATCGCTGCGCGAGGATATTTGTCGCTTCGGACGGTCGCTGTTCGAGCGCGGGCTGACGCCGGGCTCGTCCGGCAACATCAGCGTCAGGCTGGACGGCGGTTGGCTGGTGACGCCGACCAACGCCTCGCTCGGCTTCCTCGATCCCGCAAAACTGTCGCGGCTCGATGAACAAGGCCGCCTGGTTTCCGGCGACGTCCCGACCAAGGAAGTTCCGCTGCACACCGCACTCTATGACACGCGGGGGAGCGCACGGGCGATCGTGCATCTGCACTCCACCCATTCCGTCGCGCTGTCGATGCTGCCCGAGATCGACCCGCGCGCCGCGCTGCCGCCGATGACGGCCTATTATCTGATGAAATGCGGCGCCACCGCGCTCGTGCCCTATTACCGCCCCGGCGATCCCGCCGTCGCCGATGCGATCATGGGGCTGGCGGGGAAATATTCATCCGTGCTGCTCGCCAATCACGGCCCGGTGGTCGCCGGCGACACGCTGGAGGCAGCGGTGTTCGCGACGGAGGAGTTGGAGGAGACTGCGAAGCTGTACCTGCTGCTGCGCGGGATGAACCCGCGGTATCTGTCACCGGAGCAGGTGGCGGATCTGGTGAAAGTGTTCGGGGTGACGCTGCCGGAGCATGGGCACTAG
- the ltnD gene encoding L-threonate dehydrogenase has translation MSASTLQNQRIAVIGLGSMGYGMATSLKRAGHAVTGCDVSADAVARFVTDGGAGAKTPAEAAKDADIVVSVVVNAAQTEAILFGKDGVAETLPKDSVFISSATMDPDVARRLAKQLETSGRHYLDAPISGGAQRAAQGELTVLASGSPAAFAKARPALDAMAAKLYELGDAAGQGAAFKMINQLLAGVHIAAASEAMAFAAKQGLDIRKVYEVITASAGNSWMFENRMPHVLDGDYTPRSAVEIFVKDLGIIQDMARNARFPVPVSAAALQMFLMTAAAGMGRDDDASVARMYAQVTGVKLPGDK, from the coding sequence ATGTCCGCCTCCACATTACAAAACCAGCGCATCGCCGTCATCGGGCTTGGCTCGATGGGCTACGGCATGGCGACATCGCTGAAGCGGGCTGGCCACGCCGTCACCGGCTGCGACGTTTCGGCCGATGCGGTGGCGCGCTTCGTAACGGACGGCGGCGCCGGTGCCAAGACGCCGGCGGAGGCCGCCAAGGATGCCGACATTGTCGTCAGCGTGGTCGTCAATGCGGCGCAGACCGAAGCGATCCTGTTCGGCAAGGACGGCGTCGCGGAGACCCTGCCGAAGGACAGTGTCTTCATATCGTCCGCGACCATGGATCCCGACGTGGCGCGGCGCCTTGCCAAGCAATTGGAGACAAGTGGCCGGCATTATCTGGATGCCCCGATCTCCGGGGGTGCGCAGCGCGCCGCGCAAGGCGAACTGACCGTCCTCGCGTCCGGCAGCCCCGCCGCTTTCGCAAAGGCGCGGCCCGCGCTCGATGCCATGGCGGCAAAGCTCTACGAGCTTGGCGATGCCGCCGGCCAGGGCGCCGCCTTCAAGATGATCAACCAGTTGCTCGCAGGCGTGCATATCGCCGCTGCCAGCGAAGCGATGGCGTTCGCTGCCAAGCAGGGCCTCGACATCCGCAAGGTCTATGAGGTGATCACGGCGTCCGCCGGCAATTCCTGGATGTTCGAAAACCGCATGCCGCATGTGCTCGATGGCGACTATACGCCGCGCAGCGCAGTCGAGATTTTTGTGAAGGACCTCGGGATCATCCAGGACATGGCGCGCAACGCCAGATTCCCGGTGCCGGTCTCCGCCGCCGCGCTCCAGATGTTCCTGATGACGGCAGCCGCCGGCATGGGCCGCGACGACGACGCCTCGGTGGCGCGGATGTATGCGCAGGTCACCGGCGTCAAGCTGCCCGGCGACAAGTAA
- the otnI gene encoding 2-oxo-tetronate isomerase — protein sequence MPRFAANLSMMFTEVPFLDRFDAAAQAGFTAVEFLFPYEHPAEAIGERLKRNGLTQALFNLPPGDWNAGEKGFAALPARFNDLKASLETALPYAKATGVKRLHLMAGIANRGERAAIEAYYKSVAWAAEFFAPQGIDIVIEPINARNVPGYFLNDFGFARDLIQELRLPNLKLQFDIYHCGIIHGDVTMRLREMMPIIGHIQIASIPSRNEPDGEELNYPFLFDELDRLGYAGFVGCEYNPRGKTTDGLAWFKPYAGVKL from the coding sequence ATGCCCCGTTTTGCCGCCAACCTCTCGATGATGTTCACCGAGGTGCCGTTCCTCGACCGCTTCGATGCCGCCGCGCAAGCCGGCTTCACCGCGGTCGAATTTCTCTTTCCTTACGAGCATCCTGCCGAAGCGATCGGCGAGCGGCTCAAGCGCAACGGTCTGACGCAGGCGCTGTTCAACCTGCCGCCGGGCGACTGGAATGCCGGCGAGAAAGGCTTTGCGGCGCTGCCTGCACGCTTTAATGACCTCAAGGCGAGCCTGGAGACCGCGCTGCCTTACGCCAAGGCGACCGGAGTCAAGCGCCTGCACCTGATGGCTGGCATCGCCAATCGCGGCGAGCGCGCCGCGATCGAGGCCTACTACAAGTCGGTAGCGTGGGCCGCGGAGTTCTTCGCCCCGCAGGGCATCGACATCGTGATCGAGCCGATCAATGCCCGCAACGTGCCCGGCTACTTCCTCAACGATTTCGGCTTCGCGCGCGACCTGATTCAGGAGCTGAGGCTGCCCAACCTGAAACTCCAGTTCGATATCTATCATTGCGGGATCATTCATGGCGATGTCACCATGCGGCTGCGCGAGATGATGCCGATCATCGGCCACATCCAGATCGCGAGCATCCCCTCGCGCAACGAGCCCGACGGCGAGGAGCTGAACTATCCGTTCCTGTTCGATGAGCTCGACCGCCTCGGCTATGCCGGTTTCGTCGGCTGCGAATACAATCCGCGCGGCAAGACCACCGACGGCCTCGCCTGGTTCAAGCCCTATGCGGGAGTGAAGCTGTGA
- the otnK gene encoding 3-oxo-tetronate kinase, with protein sequence MTLAKVSLGCIADDYTGASDLANTLTRAGLRTVQTIGVPADDLALPEVDAVVVSLKSRSIEPELAVSRSRAAEKWLRGRGAGHVLFKICSTFDSTDAGNIGPVMDALRADCGEAVVLVTPAFPETGRTIYQGNLFVGAVPLNESPLKDHPLNPMNDSNLVRVLARQSRTQIGLVDLPTVARGAEAVRARLAELSGKGIGAAIIDAVFDRDLETIGLVAAEHWLSVGASGIGLGLARALVSKGKVKSTAASGATDAAVGGLAACIAGSCSQATLAQIANAERVMPVLHLDPAQIVAGTDEVQRALAWARPRLAEGPVLIASSSTPEEVAALQARHGRDAAGHAIEQAMADIADGLVQAGVRRLIVAGGETSGAVVDRLKIPGFLVGAEIAAGVPVLRAVGAGQGDMLLALKSGNFGGPAFFADALGLMR encoded by the coding sequence GTGACTCTTGCGAAGGTCTCTCTTGGCTGCATCGCCGACGATTACACCGGCGCCTCCGATCTCGCCAACACGCTGACGCGCGCGGGCCTGCGCACTGTGCAGACCATCGGCGTGCCCGCCGACGACCTCGCGCTGCCCGAGGTCGATGCCGTCGTGGTGTCGCTGAAGAGCCGCTCGATCGAGCCGGAGCTTGCGGTGTCGCGCTCGCGCGCGGCGGAAAAATGGCTGCGCGGCCGCGGCGCGGGCCACGTGCTGTTCAAGATCTGCTCGACCTTCGATTCCACGGACGCCGGCAATATCGGCCCGGTGATGGACGCGTTGCGCGCCGATTGCGGCGAGGCTGTCGTGCTGGTGACGCCGGCCTTCCCGGAGACCGGCCGCACCATCTACCAGGGTAATCTGTTCGTCGGCGCCGTGCCGCTGAACGAGAGCCCGCTGAAGGACCATCCGCTCAACCCGATGAACGATTCCAATTTGGTGCGCGTGCTGGCGCGCCAGAGCAGGACGCAAATCGGTCTCGTCGATCTCCCCACCGTGGCGCGCGGCGCAGAAGCCGTGCGGGCACGACTTGCCGAACTATCAGGCAAGGGCATCGGTGCCGCGATCATCGACGCCGTGTTCGACCGTGACCTCGAGACCATCGGCCTTGTCGCCGCCGAACATTGGCTGTCGGTCGGTGCCTCCGGCATCGGCCTGGGGCTCGCGCGGGCGTTGGTGTCGAAGGGCAAGGTCAAGTCGACCGCGGCGAGCGGCGCGACCGATGCTGCTGTCGGCGGACTGGCGGCCTGCATTGCCGGTAGCTGCTCGCAGGCGACGCTCGCGCAAATCGCCAATGCCGAACGCGTCATGCCGGTGTTGCACCTCGACCCCGCGCAAATTGTTGCGGGCACGGACGAAGTGCAGCGCGCGCTCGCCTGGGCGAGGCCGCGGCTCGCCGAGGGCCCGGTGCTCATCGCTTCCAGCTCGACGCCGGAGGAGGTCGCCGCGCTTCAGGCGCGCCATGGCCGCGATGCGGCCGGGCATGCGATCGAGCAGGCCATGGCCGATATCGCCGACGGTCTGGTGCAGGCCGGGGTGCGGCGTCTGATCGTCGCCGGCGGCGAAACGTCAGGCGCGGTGGTCGATCGGCTGAAGATTCCCGGCTTTCTAGTGGGGGCAGAAATCGCGGCGGGTGTGCCGGTGTTGCGCGCGGTCGGTGCAGGGCAAGGCGACATGCTGCTTGCCCTAAAATCGGGCAATTTCGGCGGCCCGGCGTTTTTCGCCGACGCGCTTGGGCTTATGCGCTGA
- a CDS encoding methyl-accepting chemotaxis protein — MFATISIRAKIISVVAFLLVAMTGMGLLAVMKMRSMNANTMDITANWMPGVRVLGEIRAAVITYRNAVREHMLAEKLDEKIEAETTAATVTEALGKARKQYELMIASPEERALYTEWSTLWAEYQKGAEEVMELSRMEAGKVPHASHELNTKTVNKIGLKSDEVLQKDTDLKTNGGNKAAQDASDSYFNAFLLVSIILGTAVVIGIGVGFYLVHDVSSGINSIVKPMQALGGGDLSAEVPHRGEKTEIGAMADVLQVFKEALIAKKAADEAAAADAEAKIERGRRVDSITREFETMIGEIVQTVSSASTQLEASASTLTSTADRSQRLATTVAGASEEASTNVQSVASATEEMASSVGEISRQVQESARMAGDAVGQARATTERVSELSKAASRIGDVVELINTIAGQTNLLALNATIEAARAGEAGRGFAVVASEVKALAEQTAKATGEIGQQISGIQAATNDSVGAIKEISSTIERLSEISSAIAAAVEEQGAATQEIARNVQQAAHGTQQVSSNITDVQRGAAETGTASSQVLSAAQMLSNDSSRLKTEVSKFLTNVRAA; from the coding sequence ATGTTCGCCACGATCTCCATCCGCGCCAAGATCATCAGTGTCGTGGCGTTCCTGCTGGTTGCGATGACCGGCATGGGCCTGCTCGCCGTCATGAAGATGCGGTCGATGAATGCCAATACCATGGATATCACCGCGAACTGGATGCCCGGCGTACGGGTGCTCGGCGAAATTCGTGCCGCCGTCATCACTTACCGCAACGCGGTCCGCGAGCACATGCTGGCCGAGAAGCTCGACGAGAAGATCGAGGCGGAAACGACCGCGGCGACAGTGACGGAGGCGTTGGGGAAGGCTCGCAAGCAGTACGAGCTGATGATTGCCTCGCCGGAAGAGCGCGCGCTGTACACCGAATGGTCCACGCTGTGGGCCGAATACCAGAAAGGTGCCGAAGAGGTCATGGAATTGTCACGTATGGAGGCCGGCAAGGTCCCGCACGCGTCCCATGAGCTGAACACAAAGACGGTCAACAAGATCGGCCTCAAGTCTGACGAGGTTCTGCAAAAAGATACTGATCTCAAGACCAATGGCGGCAACAAAGCCGCCCAGGATGCTTCCGACAGCTATTTCAATGCGTTCTTGCTGGTGTCGATCATTCTCGGCACGGCTGTCGTGATCGGCATCGGCGTCGGCTTCTACCTTGTCCATGACGTCTCCAGCGGCATCAACTCGATCGTCAAGCCGATGCAGGCACTCGGCGGGGGCGATCTGAGCGCCGAGGTTCCCCATCGCGGTGAAAAGACCGAGATCGGCGCGATGGCCGACGTGCTCCAGGTCTTCAAGGAGGCATTGATCGCCAAGAAGGCCGCCGACGAGGCTGCGGCCGCGGATGCCGAAGCCAAGATCGAGCGCGGCCGTCGGGTCGACAGCATCACCCGCGAATTCGAAACCATGATCGGCGAGATCGTCCAGACCGTGTCGTCGGCCTCGACCCAGCTTGAGGCCTCCGCCTCGACGCTGACCTCGACCGCCGACCGCTCCCAGAGGCTGGCGACCACGGTTGCGGGAGCTTCGGAGGAAGCCTCGACCAATGTCCAGTCGGTGGCCTCGGCCACCGAGGAGATGGCTTCGTCGGTCGGCGAGATCAGCCGTCAAGTGCAGGAATCGGCCCGGATGGCGGGCGATGCCGTCGGCCAGGCCCGTGCCACCACCGAGCGCGTCAGCGAACTCTCCAAGGCGGCCTCGCGCATCGGTGACGTCGTCGAGCTGATCAACACCATCGCCGGCCAGACCAACCTCTTGGCGCTCAACGCGACCATCGAGGCGGCGCGCGCTGGCGAAGCCGGCCGCGGCTTCGCCGTGGTGGCCTCCGAGGTGAAGGCGCTGGCCGAGCAGACCGCAAAGGCGACCGGCGAGATAGGTCAGCAGATATCCGGAATTCAGGCCGCGACCAACGACTCCGTCGGCGCGATCAAGGAGATCTCCTCGACAATCGAGCGTCTGTCCGAAATCTCCTCCGCGATCGCCGCCGCGGTGGAAGAGCAGGGCGCCGCCACGCAAGAGATTGCCCGCAATGTCCAGCAGGCGGCCCATGGCACCCAGCAGGTCTCCTCCAACATCACCGACGTGCAGCGCGGCGCGGCCGAGACCGGCACGGCCTCATCGCAGGTGCTGTCGGCAGCGCAGATGCTCTCCAATGACTCGAGCAGGCTCAAGACCGAGGTCAGCAAGTTCCTGACTAACGTGCGCGCTGCGTAG